One region of Mycobacteriales bacterium genomic DNA includes:
- a CDS encoding cupin domain-containing protein → MSGPDGFHRRLHHVGHHELSADTAQTSGMTRVEALSGSTVGSSALWMGQTHVAPDTRSANHHHGESETGIYVVSGRPVFVFLDGGVERRLQAGPGDYVYVPPWVPHREENPDPDSEAVVVIARTTQEAIVINVENLHWLGPPASV, encoded by the coding sequence GTGAGCGGTCCGGACGGCTTTCATCGTCGCCTTCATCATGTTGGCCACCACGAGCTGTCGGCGGACACGGCCCAGACGTCCGGTATGACCCGGGTCGAGGCATTGTCCGGATCTACCGTCGGCTCGAGCGCACTCTGGATGGGACAGACGCATGTCGCTCCGGACACCCGGTCGGCCAACCATCATCACGGCGAGTCGGAGACCGGCATCTACGTGGTCAGTGGCCGGCCGGTCTTCGTCTTTCTCGACGGTGGCGTCGAGCGACGGCTGCAGGCCGGACCCGGCGACTACGTCTACGTGCCGCCGTGGGTGCCGCACCGCGAGGAGAATCCGGACCCCGATTCCGAGGCCGTGGTGGTGATCGCTCGTACCACTCAGGAGGCGATCGTCATCAATGTCGAGAATCTGCACTGGCTCGGGCCGCCAGCCTCTGTCTGA